In Methanosarcina siciliae T4/M, one genomic interval encodes:
- a CDS encoding CxxC-x17-CxxC domain-containing protein, translated as MAFNDRNFRGNSNFGAPREMHKATCSDCGVETEVPFKPDPERPVYCRECLPNHRAPRENRRY; from the coding sequence ATGGCTTTTAATGACAGAAACTTCAGAGGAAATTCTAATTTCGGTGCTCCCAGAGAAATGCACAAGGCAACCTGTTCTGATTGCGGTGTTGAAACCGAAGTGCCTTTCAAACCTGACCCCGAAAGACCGGTTTACTGCAGAGAGTGTCTTCCTAACCACAGGGCACCCAGAGAAAACCGCAGATATTAA
- a CDS encoding CxxC-x17-CxxC domain-containing protein: MAFNDRNSRGNSGGFRGNNGPREMTKVICSDCGAETEVPFKPTEGRPVYCRECLPNHRKF, translated from the coding sequence ATGGCTTTTAATGACAGAAATTCCAGGGGAAATTCCGGAGGTTTCCGTGGTAACAACGGACCGAGGGAAATGACAAAAGTGATCTGTTCTGATTGCGGTGCTGAAACCGAAGTACCGTTCAAACCCACCGAAGGCAGACCAGTATACTGCAGGGAATGTCTTCCTAACCACAGGAAATTTTAA
- the eif1A gene encoding translation initiation factor eIF-1A — translation MRKRRTGSNKPVNAGGTPEVSRVRIPRKDRNEVLATVASLLGSKRVTLQCMDGVVRMGRIPGSKKKRMWIREGDIVIANPWEVQDSKAEVTWKYTRPQVEWLERKGYIKY, via the coding sequence ATTAGAAAAAGGCGAACAGGATCAAATAAACCGGTCAATGCAGGAGGTACTCCCGAAGTATCAAGGGTACGAATCCCGCGCAAGGACAGAAATGAAGTCCTGGCAACAGTTGCGAGTTTACTCGGTTCGAAAAGGGTAACACTTCAGTGTATGGACGGAGTTGTTCGCATGGGCAGGATTCCGGGTTCTAAAAAGAAGAGGATGTGGATCCGCGAAGGCGATATTGTCATAGCCAATCCCTGGGAAGTTCAGGATTCCAAAGCCGAAGTAACCTGGAAATACACAAGGCCCCAGGTTGAATGGCTTGAGCGGAAAGGCTACATTAAGTACTGA
- a CDS encoding undecaprenyl diphosphate synthase family protein, whose translation MPDGNRRWALDRGLEKHEGYKHGIAPGLELYDICVKTGIGEVTFFGFTQDNTKRPQIQRKAFVDACIKSVKELSKHDAELLVVGNTNSDMFPKELLAYTKRTKFGKGKVRINFLVNYGWYWDLTYAFESSSDSKKMIENIASAEISRIDLLIRWGGRRRLSGMLPIQTVYSDIYVVDEMWPDFTPEHLFNALEFYQDQDITLGG comes from the coding sequence ATACCGGATGGAAACAGGAGATGGGCTTTAGACAGAGGCTTGGAAAAGCATGAAGGATATAAACATGGAATAGCTCCAGGCCTGGAGTTATATGATATATGCGTAAAAACAGGAATAGGTGAAGTTACTTTTTTTGGATTCACTCAAGATAACACAAAAAGGCCTCAAATTCAAAGAAAAGCGTTTGTAGATGCCTGTATAAAATCAGTTAAAGAGCTTTCCAAACATGATGCTGAACTTCTCGTAGTGGGGAATACCAATTCGGACATGTTTCCAAAAGAGTTACTTGCATATACAAAAAGGACTAAATTTGGGAAAGGTAAAGTAAGGATAAATTTTTTGGTAAATTATGGTTGGTACTGGGATTTAACGTATGCATTTGAGAGCTCTTCAGATAGTAAAAAAATGATAGAAAATATTGCATCAGCAGAAATTTCAAGAATAGATTTACTTATCCGTTGGGGAGGAAGACGTAGACTCAGTGGAATGCTGCCGATTCAAACGGTATATTCGGATATATACGTGGTTGACGAAATGTGGCCAGATTTTACGCCAGAACATTTATTCAATGCACTGGAGTTTTATCAAGATCAAGATATCACGCTGGGCGGATAA
- a CDS encoding winged helix-turn-helix transcriptional regulator, whose protein sequence is MQILSVIDVLILPIKLIFAILGFRITERADVFENSNRARIYEYIKTRPGAYLSEIIEKAGLNRGAARYHIKILKAHHKIEAYSESGKTRYFQNNSTYGEGEKKVVSALQNSTNQRIISEIQNGKCNTNLDLAREIGVSRATISWYVKNLKETGLIDETRSGRSIIYSINPSYETLIEKYG, encoded by the coding sequence ATGCAGATCTTGTCGGTAATAGATGTACTGATCTTGCCTATAAAACTTATTTTTGCAATCCTCGGGTTCAGGATTACGGAGCGTGCAGATGTCTTTGAGAATTCTAACCGCGCAAGAATCTACGAATATATAAAAACCAGGCCCGGAGCTTACCTTAGTGAAATTATAGAAAAAGCAGGACTAAACAGGGGAGCAGCGCGTTATCACATCAAGATCCTGAAAGCCCATCACAAGATAGAAGCCTACAGTGAATCCGGGAAAACTAGATATTTCCAGAACAATTCAACTTATGGTGAAGGAGAGAAAAAAGTTGTTTCTGCGCTTCAAAATTCCACGAATCAAAGAATAATTTCAGAAATACAGAACGGTAAATGTAACACAAACCTGGATCTTGCGCGTGAAATCGGAGTTTCCAGGGCCACGATCAGCTGGTATGTGAAAAATCTTAAGGAAACAGGTCTCATAGATGAAACAAGAAGTGGAAGAAGTATAATTTACAGCATAAATCCTTCATACGAGACTTTGATAGAAAAATATGGATGA
- a CDS encoding TolB family protein: MLRTLNISLFLIFLISSISTGFTASPENFSVSVEEIIPVSQIVTPYFDSLVESSKISVNEEPSFYGSWSPDGSRVVIDAFFNPMTGTRLYAVYVLNADGSGIRELASTPNNTKERSLSIRGVYYPFSWSQWSPDGSRIGIFANIFTVRDFYVIADPDNTLIKTAGKCNYTTVDNIRENILDLEWQTNFIWNPEDTKALIIMDKDPLNYQLYLLDSNGHVLQQFTDTYNVITALWSNDGKKIAYSTGHTEDEETGLWIINENGTENKRLVNGIVIDWSPDDSRVFYVDENFSFYSIKVDGTDRFKLSTEHFYRSGDVFSFSPDRKNLIFNIVKSGKVTIFLANSTGKNVQVLEEFSGRCVFKPSWSPKGDKIAFTQGTDLYTINPDGSEKNLIASAITDYEWHPSGDFISFTTSDSVFVASPDGSTKIQLTGDDNNYRFLNKKYLSGWSPDGSRLLISNGSTDLSIIKLKGYEDPLSIDFLTPIEGENCELRVRCMSEPVADSLLTLDEQEIGFTNNSGILNYSCPAAGRYVINASKTGYRSASKVLIVEDNSSASPETSLVTGTSSDPSSDSENEGTSGSEFQVSGFRGTAVIMFLLFFVWRRNSL; the protein is encoded by the coding sequence ATGCTAAGAACACTGAATATAAGTCTATTCTTAATCTTTCTGATTTCAAGTATATCTACAGGTTTTACAGCTTCACCCGAAAATTTCAGTGTGAGTGTTGAAGAAATTATACCCGTATCACAAATAGTGACTCCTTATTTTGATAGCCTTGTAGAATCTTCCAAAATCAGCGTCAACGAAGAACCATCGTTTTATGGCTCATGGAGTCCTGACGGCAGCAGAGTGGTGATAGATGCATTTTTCAACCCCATGACAGGAACCAGGCTTTACGCCGTGTATGTACTGAATGCAGATGGAAGCGGAATCCGGGAATTGGCATCAACCCCGAATAATACGAAAGAAAGAAGCCTCAGTATAAGAGGAGTATACTATCCCTTTTCTTGGAGTCAATGGAGTCCGGATGGGAGTAGGATAGGAATTTTTGCTAATATTTTCACGGTAAGGGACTTTTATGTAATTGCTGATCCGGATAACACATTGATTAAGACCGCAGGTAAATGTAATTATACAACAGTTGATAATATTAGGGAAAATATTCTGGACCTTGAATGGCAAACTAATTTTATTTGGAATCCGGAGGACACAAAAGCCCTTATAATAATGGATAAGGATCCTCTAAATTATCAATTATACTTACTTGACTCGAATGGCCATGTGCTCCAACAGTTTACAGATACATATAATGTAATAACTGCACTTTGGAGCAATGATGGCAAAAAAATAGCATATAGTACTGGCCATACCGAAGACGAAGAAACTGGTCTCTGGATTATAAACGAAAACGGAACCGAAAATAAGAGACTGGTTAACGGAATTGTGATTGACTGGAGTCCTGATGACAGCAGAGTATTTTATGTTGATGAAAATTTCAGTTTCTATTCAATTAAGGTCGATGGAACGGATAGATTTAAACTTTCAACAGAACATTTTTATAGAAGTGGAGATGTTTTTAGTTTCAGCCCTGATAGAAAAAACCTTATTTTCAATATTGTAAAATCTGGCAAAGTCACTATATTTCTGGCAAATTCGACAGGGAAAAATGTCCAAGTGCTTGAGGAGTTTTCAGGGCGTTGTGTCTTCAAACCCAGCTGGAGCCCGAAAGGAGATAAAATAGCTTTTACACAGGGTACGGACCTTTATACAATCAATCCTGACGGAAGTGAAAAAAACCTGATCGCATCCGCAATAACCGACTATGAATGGCATCCTTCAGGAGACTTTATCAGTTTTACTACATCGGATTCTGTTTTTGTTGCAAGCCCGGACGGATCAACAAAAATACAACTTACTGGAGATGATAATAATTATAGGTTTCTGAATAAAAAATATTTAAGTGGCTGGAGTCCCGATGGGAGCAGACTGCTCATTAGCAATGGGTCTACAGATTTATCCATAATAAAACTCAAAGGATACGAAGATCCTCTCTCCATTGATTTCTTGACGCCCATAGAGGGAGAAAACTGCGAGCTAAGAGTTCGCTGCATGTCGGAACCTGTTGCAGATTCCCTTCTGACCCTTGACGAACAAGAAATTGGTTTTACCAACAACTCAGGCATTCTGAACTATAGCTGTCCTGCTGCAGGCAGGTATGTGATAAATGCCAGCAAAACAGGATACAGGTCAGCAAGCAAAGTTCTTATCGTGGAAGATAACTCCTCTGCATCCCCGGAAACATCCTTAGTTACAGGAACATCATCTGATCCGTCTTCTGATTCCGAAAATGAGGGGACTTCAGGATCTGAATTCCAGGTTTCGGGCTTCAGAGGGACTGCTGTAATCATGTTCCTTCTTTTTTTCGTCTGGAGGAGGAATTCTCTATGA
- a CDS encoding IS1634 family transposase, protein MVFLRKKLVNGKPYWYIVESARVDGKVKTIFQVYLGSAEKILEMKRQCESLPYDKLRSFDYGKLAALLHVNEELGFIDIVNKHTDKKLIDGLSVGEYLLLDVIGKSHGVLSENGIEEWFKKSPLAFMWKFPHKLNCQNFLNQMNYVDLDTMKKIEDDLCRVLVGKGFTPSIMFVDESNWFTYANNYDDESELLHKGYNKKHRKDKNQICVSLAVNEDNIPFIHETYPGNVHDSEEFSGIVDKIINRLTELNICSEDLVLVFDKGNNSKDNIEKVTSKMSFVGSVKTNQAEELLDVPLSKYECLYKNSKGNKIFGYRTKHQFYGAEYTTVITYNEGTYKLQKSTYETNKSRIIDSLEDLQRRLESSKGKERNRSSVEREVAGIILKKYNSVIKYEIIDALEGKKKPQLKFWIDEENEKKCEKTFGKNVLFTDKQKWQTKKIVKTYNSKNLVEDDFKLLNDHLLVPVGPVYHHKDENIRVHVFLAMVGLLFYRYLAWETKMYGFSLKKLIEKLSEIKIAVVQEKESKKSKIIVEEMDTKQASLFSFLNMEKYLPY, encoded by the coding sequence ATGGTATTTTTAAGAAAGAAACTCGTCAATGGGAAACCTTACTGGTATATAGTAGAATCTGCCAGAGTTGATGGAAAGGTAAAAACCATTTTTCAGGTTTATCTGGGTAGCGCAGAAAAAATACTTGAGATGAAAAGGCAATGTGAATCATTGCCCTATGATAAACTTAGATCCTTTGATTACGGCAAGCTTGCCGCACTTCTTCATGTGAATGAAGAACTTGGATTCATTGACATAGTTAACAAGCATACTGACAAAAAATTAATAGATGGATTGAGTGTTGGAGAATACCTCTTACTTGATGTAATCGGAAAAAGTCACGGCGTTTTAAGTGAAAACGGGATTGAAGAGTGGTTCAAAAAATCCCCTTTAGCTTTCATGTGGAAATTCCCGCACAAGTTAAATTGTCAGAATTTTCTGAACCAAATGAATTATGTCGACTTGGATACTATGAAAAAGATTGAAGACGATCTTTGCAGAGTTCTTGTAGGAAAGGGATTTACTCCATCAATAATGTTTGTGGATGAATCAAACTGGTTTACGTATGCTAACAATTATGATGACGAGAGCGAACTGCTTCATAAAGGATATAACAAAAAGCATAGGAAAGACAAAAATCAAATATGTGTTTCGCTAGCTGTAAACGAGGATAACATACCTTTTATTCATGAAACATATCCTGGAAATGTTCATGACTCTGAAGAATTTTCAGGCATAGTAGATAAAATCATAAACAGACTGACTGAATTAAATATCTGTTCTGAAGATCTTGTTCTTGTTTTCGATAAGGGTAACAACTCAAAAGATAACATTGAAAAGGTAACCTCAAAAATGAGTTTTGTAGGATCTGTAAAAACAAATCAAGCCGAGGAGCTTCTCGATGTTCCGCTTTCCAAATATGAGTGTTTATACAAGAATTCGAAAGGTAACAAAATTTTTGGATACAGAACAAAACACCAGTTTTACGGAGCAGAATATACGACCGTAATAACCTACAACGAAGGAACTTACAAGCTTCAAAAGAGCACTTATGAAACAAACAAATCAAGAATAATTGATAGTTTGGAGGATCTCCAGAGAAGATTAGAAAGCAGTAAAGGAAAAGAAAGAAACAGGAGCAGCGTAGAACGTGAGGTTGCAGGAATTATTCTGAAAAAATACAATAGCGTTATAAAATATGAAATAATTGATGCTCTGGAAGGGAAGAAAAAACCTCAGTTAAAGTTCTGGATTGATGAAGAAAACGAAAAAAAGTGCGAAAAGACGTTTGGGAAGAACGTCCTATTTACGGATAAGCAAAAGTGGCAAACTAAAAAGATAGTGAAAACATATAACAGTAAGAATCTTGTTGAAGATGATTTTAAACTGTTGAATGATCACTTACTTGTTCCTGTAGGACCAGTATATCATCACAAGGATGAAAACATTAGAGTTCATGTGTTTTTGGCTATGGTTGGCCTACTTTTCTACAGATACCTGGCATGGGAGACCAAAATGTACGGTTTCTCTTTGAAAAAGCTCATTGAAAAACTGTCTGAGATCAAGATTGCGGTAGTTCAGGAAAAAGAGTCCAAAAAAAGCAAAATTATTGTGGAAGAAATGGACACAAAACAAGCATCGTTATTTTCTTTTCTAAACATGGAAAAATACCTGCCATATTAA
- a CDS encoding YIP1 family protein, whose protein sequence is MDNLDLNRLLFNPDSFFSRKSKNEVSFKYPALILLVYSALAIASGFLVMNMFRESLSSDLGSSGSSFSSIATFFGAAGGVLGGLIGTFLTWFILAGILYLISSLFHSTGSFKRTLEFVSYGFVPLIFSGFINFVVSYKLLSSVDFSSMGPQIMVQGIRQVFSNNPFYYTSQIIGILCTLLSAYIWVFALLHARNMSIKNASLTVGIPAGLYIVYLIYLLMFTSGSI, encoded by the coding sequence ATGGATAACCTAGATCTAAATCGTCTATTATTTAACCCGGATTCGTTTTTCAGCCGGAAATCGAAAAATGAAGTCAGTTTTAAGTATCCTGCCCTGATATTACTTGTATACTCGGCACTTGCAATAGCTTCAGGTTTCCTTGTCATGAATATGTTTAGAGAATCGCTTTCTTCCGACCTTGGCTCATCTGGCTCGTCTTTCTCTTCCATAGCAACATTCTTTGGTGCCGCTGGAGGTGTCCTTGGGGGTTTGATTGGAACATTTTTAACATGGTTTATACTGGCTGGGATCCTGTATTTAATATCATCTTTGTTTCATTCAACAGGTTCATTTAAGAGGACTCTGGAATTCGTGAGTTACGGGTTTGTACCACTGATATTTAGCGGTTTCATAAACTTTGTCGTATCGTATAAATTGCTGTCTTCAGTAGATTTTTCATCAATGGGCCCGCAAATCATGGTACAGGGTATAAGACAGGTCTTCTCAAACAATCCCTTCTATTATACATCACAAATAATTGGAATTTTATGCACCTTACTATCTGCGTACATCTGGGTGTTTGCACTTTTACATGCCCGAAACATGTCAATTAAAAATGCTTCCCTTACTGTAGGCATTCCGGCAGGCCTGTATATTGTTTACCTGATATATCTACTGATGTTTACTTCAGGGAGCATTTAA
- a CDS encoding cytochrome c biogenesis protein CcdA, whose protein sequence is MKIKDVLIGIFMKNLFHIIALLTIIYLFLIFVPRAYADPVTVQYFHQKDCHDCEITDPIVDRFETQYNNSVVISRIETSTGDGFNQWNKYGFLEVPAIVINNETKIPKEEITEEKLKTLIDEYLVEEENITAGTSNSAKSGMVRAMVFGLGLVGSYLILGLCLLSFRKSIPDLESFSFVTGIGVVTGIGVILIGLNLLGILKSPVLLDNYFQSFARKYAGTLGGVFFLRILFSFVKVPCTAPMLLVLLNKTITNGTVNNLALLLAFSGEGY, encoded by the coding sequence GTGAAAATAAAAGATGTACTTATAGGGATTTTCATGAAAAATCTTTTCCATATAATAGCTCTCCTGACTATCATTTATTTATTTCTTATTTTTGTTCCGAGAGCTTATGCAGATCCGGTCACAGTCCAGTATTTCCATCAAAAAGACTGCCATGATTGCGAAATAACTGATCCAATTGTTGATCGATTTGAAACTCAATATAATAACAGTGTTGTTATATCAAGAATTGAAACCAGTACTGGTGATGGTTTTAATCAATGGAATAAATATGGTTTTCTCGAAGTCCCGGCTATTGTGATAAACAATGAAACAAAGATTCCCAAAGAAGAAATTACTGAAGAAAAGCTAAAAACTTTAATTGATGAATATCTTGTGGAAGAGGAAAATATTACTGCAGGGACGAGCAATAGCGCGAAAAGCGGTATGGTACGTGCAATGGTATTTGGATTGGGGTTGGTAGGTTCTTACCTAATATTGGGCCTGTGTTTGCTCTCATTCCGAAAATCAATTCCAGATTTGGAAAGCTTTTCTTTTGTTACAGGCATCGGTGTAGTTACAGGCATCGGTGTAATTCTTATCGGGTTAAATCTTCTGGGGATCTTAAAATCGCCTGTCCTTCTGGATAATTATTTTCAGAGTTTTGCCAGAAAATATGCGGGTACTCTGGGTGGAGTTTTCTTTCTCAGGATATTGTTTTCGTTTGTAAAAGTTCCCTGCACTGCTCCAATGCTCCTTGTACTTCTCAACAAGACTATTACAAACGGGACAGTTAATAATCTGGCTCTATTGCTTGCTTTTAGTGGAGAGGGGTATTGA
- a CDS encoding ABC transporter ATP-binding protein, with product MESTGIESTGMESTGIESTGIESTGMDSIGVELEQNGIVRKTDEFAIETIHLSKVFGKENQIRAVDNLNLQVRKGEVFGFVGPNGAGKTTTMKMLIGLLEPSEGSGKVAGFDIIREVINIRETTGVLPEPAGFYDNLTARQNLRFYAKLYNIEPDIREKRIVSLLETVGLTRAVDQKTGGFSTGMRKRFGLAQALINEPSVLFLDEPTSGIDPLGAQMMRDLIKDLNRSKGVTVFLSSHSMAEVEEICDRIAIIARGKLLAVGSVEDLRDMIREKEGVNYLLEVQEIPVSAAANAVKNVEGVTALDIRDKTLYVHTEMKLRTEIAKAVKNAGGTVSMFEEEEMNLQKLFLKIIEGA from the coding sequence GTGGAATCAACAGGCATAGAATCAACAGGCATGGAATCAACAGGCATAGAATCAACAGGCATAGAATCAACAGGCATGGATTCTATAGGTGTGGAATTGGAACAAAACGGAATTGTACGGAAAACAGATGAATTCGCAATAGAAACCATTCACCTGAGTAAGGTCTTCGGAAAGGAGAACCAGATCCGTGCGGTAGACAACCTCAACCTGCAGGTAAGAAAGGGGGAGGTATTCGGTTTTGTGGGTCCTAACGGAGCTGGCAAGACCACAACTATGAAAATGCTTATCGGACTGCTTGAACCAAGCGAAGGAAGCGGGAAGGTTGCAGGTTTCGATATCATCCGTGAGGTAATCAATATAAGGGAAACGACAGGAGTCCTTCCCGAACCTGCCGGTTTTTATGACAACCTCACTGCAAGACAGAACCTTCGCTTTTATGCAAAACTCTACAATATCGAACCCGATATCCGGGAAAAAAGGATTGTAAGCCTGCTTGAGACCGTGGGCCTTACCCGTGCCGTCGACCAGAAAACAGGCGGCTTTTCCACAGGGATGCGTAAGCGTTTCGGGCTTGCCCAGGCTCTGATCAACGAGCCTTCGGTCCTTTTCCTTGATGAACCGACAAGCGGTATCGATCCCCTTGGAGCTCAGATGATGCGGGACCTTATAAAAGACCTGAACCGGAGTAAAGGAGTTACTGTTTTTCTGAGTTCGCATTCCATGGCAGAAGTAGAAGAGATCTGCGACAGGATCGCAATAATTGCAAGAGGGAAGCTGCTGGCAGTAGGGTCCGTGGAAGACCTGCGGGACATGATCAGGGAAAAGGAAGGCGTGAATTATTTGCTTGAGGTCCAGGAAATTCCTGTTTCTGCCGCTGCAAATGCCGTAAAGAATGTGGAGGGTGTGACAGCTCTTGATATTCGGGATAAGACTCTGTACGTACATACTGAAATGAAACTCCGTACAGAGATTGCAAAGGCTGTTAAAAACGCAGGCGGTACCGTATCCATGTTCGAAGAAGAAGAAATGAACCTGCAGAAGCTGTTCCTCAAAATTATTGAAGGGGCATAA
- a CDS encoding COG1470 family protein — protein MLENEKKLFLVLLMLLPLMSLPAGADFSSLAVLSDISGKVARPGDLVEFSFTVEKGYNTSESTSVTFFIEKVPENWTAGVYSDGSQVSQITLPEEADERELTLKVRVPENVEDGAYTVKIGLKPYGENRRNYDKIYREFTVTIDRAAMSNLEIYSDIPGKKTHPGIPVSFGAFVENKYESRANFRIYLVSKPEQWGVDLLSTDGARITKLGVPAGESQEFEILVNPPLNATKGDYEVLVAACPEKGNRSVLLPISVSINPKLSIDQDLSAYVELNSNIVGFEIRPETTAEFAVSLKNRYDQPLKLDLEVLSLPEGWRAEFVNDDDEEERLSSLMLSAGEELAFTVKVKPSQNATSGLYPVIVAAVSGNKIVSRQLEVNINNDLENEELLKVDSNPEELTLNPGSSSDVRISIENRGNDALEDVTLEINDVSGLSTQIQGFGTIDELEAGESKSISVEITANANAGSGAKEIFIRAKSDDLVSSEKSIKVNVEKSSSSGLLGIAMLGFAVLVLVFVIRKFGRR, from the coding sequence GTGCTTGAGAATGAAAAGAAACTCTTCCTAGTTCTATTGATGTTACTTCCTCTTATGTCCCTTCCTGCCGGGGCGGACTTCTCCAGTCTTGCAGTCCTGAGTGATATCAGCGGCAAGGTTGCAAGACCCGGAGACCTTGTGGAGTTCAGCTTTACTGTCGAAAAGGGATACAATACTTCTGAGAGCACCTCAGTTACTTTTTTTATAGAGAAAGTGCCCGAAAACTGGACTGCAGGAGTTTATTCCGATGGCAGTCAGGTCAGCCAGATCACTCTGCCCGAGGAAGCCGATGAAAGGGAACTGACTCTTAAGGTAAGGGTTCCTGAAAATGTAGAAGATGGAGCATATACTGTAAAAATAGGGCTGAAGCCTTATGGAGAAAATCGCCGTAATTATGATAAGATATATCGGGAATTTACGGTAACGATTGACAGGGCCGCAATGTCCAATCTGGAAATTTATTCCGATATCCCGGGAAAAAAGACCCATCCGGGGATTCCCGTCAGTTTCGGGGCTTTTGTAGAAAATAAGTATGAAAGCAGAGCTAATTTTCGGATTTATCTGGTTTCGAAACCTGAACAGTGGGGAGTTGACCTGCTTTCTACCGACGGGGCCCGGATTACAAAGCTGGGAGTTCCTGCAGGCGAGAGTCAGGAGTTTGAAATCCTCGTAAATCCTCCTCTGAATGCAACAAAAGGAGATTATGAAGTCCTGGTGGCAGCATGTCCGGAAAAAGGAAACCGGAGTGTACTTTTGCCTATCAGCGTAAGCATAAACCCCAAACTTTCCATAGACCAGGACCTGAGTGCGTACGTAGAGCTGAATTCAAACATAGTGGGGTTTGAAATCCGGCCGGAAACAACTGCGGAATTTGCGGTTTCCTTAAAAAACCGGTATGATCAGCCGCTTAAACTGGATCTTGAAGTCCTCAGTCTGCCTGAAGGCTGGAGGGCGGAATTTGTCAACGATGACGATGAGGAGGAAAGGCTTTCTTCCCTTATGCTTTCTGCCGGCGAGGAACTGGCTTTTACCGTAAAGGTCAAGCCTTCTCAGAATGCTACAAGCGGGCTTTATCCGGTTATAGTGGCAGCAGTAAGCGGAAACAAGATCGTTTCCCGGCAGCTTGAGGTGAATATCAACAACGATCTTGAAAACGAAGAATTGCTCAAAGTCGATTCAAACCCTGAAGAATTAACCCTGAACCCCGGCAGTTCTTCTGACGTCCGGATCAGCATTGAAAATAGAGGGAACGATGCACTGGAAGATGTCACTCTTGAGATCAATGATGTTAGCGGCCTCAGTACGCAGATCCAGGGCTTCGGGACAATAGACGAACTGGAAGCAGGCGAGTCAAAGAGCATATCTGTAGAAATCACTGCAAATGCTAATGCCGGCTCCGGTGCAAAGGAGATTTTCATCCGGGCGAAGAGCGACGACCTTGTGAGCTCGGAGAAAAGTATCAAGGTGAATGTGGAAAAGTCGTCAAGCAGCGGGCTTCTTGGAATAGCAATGCTGGGCTTTGCAGTACTTGTACTTGTTTTTGTAATACGTAAGTTCGGAAGGCGGTAA
- a CDS encoding ABC transporter permease, translated as MNCDFEKALVIAQKEFADRLWSPIFLSLLGTLIIAIFAVTYREVLQTELYSQIGQIPVPLSAVLEGFYSTSLMMTWFGPLVGIALSFDSVIKERKSASLNVLLTHPVFRDTIILGKMLGAVLLLLVVMLISSGISLGTIILLLGAKVSAMELSRIAVWFILTFLYALVFLGIGLVCSIYVREATDSLVYNIVIWLTLSIMFSWILTFLSYSLEPVVSAGVQDITDSLLALSPMHHYAELSTGKTGLGWGAGGGSYGRDSMEGILDIRFTLAQWLKEFWTNLVVLFIAPLILLIAAYLKFLREDISA; from the coding sequence ATGAATTGTGATTTCGAAAAAGCTTTAGTAATAGCCCAGAAAGAATTCGCAGATCGTCTCTGGAGTCCTATTTTTCTTTCCTTACTAGGAACTTTAATAATAGCAATATTTGCAGTTACTTATAGAGAGGTTCTTCAGACCGAACTCTATAGCCAGATAGGACAGATACCTGTACCTTTATCAGCAGTCCTTGAGGGTTTTTACAGTACTTCATTGATGATGACATGGTTCGGCCCGCTTGTAGGTATCGCCTTAAGTTTTGATAGTGTAATAAAGGAAAGAAAATCTGCCTCTTTGAATGTTTTGTTAACACATCCCGTATTCAGGGACACAATCATTCTTGGGAAAATGCTTGGAGCCGTACTTCTTCTTCTGGTAGTAATGCTGATCTCAAGTGGGATCTCCCTGGGCACAATAATTCTCCTTCTGGGAGCAAAAGTAAGTGCAATGGAGTTAAGCCGAATTGCAGTCTGGTTCATCCTTACTTTCCTTTATGCCCTGGTGTTTCTTGGTATAGGACTTGTTTGCTCTATCTATGTTCGAGAAGCTACGGATTCACTTGTCTATAATATCGTTATCTGGTTAACTCTTAGTATTATGTTTTCCTGGATACTGACATTTTTAAGTTATTCCCTTGAACCTGTAGTAAGTGCTGGAGTCCAGGATATAACTGATAGTCTTTTAGCTTTGTCCCCAATGCACCATTATGCTGAACTGAGCACCGGAAAGACAGGTCTTGGATGGGGTGCAGGAGGAGGTTCATATGGCAGAGATAGTATGGAAGGGATTCTGGATATTCGTTTCACGCTGGCTCAGTGGTTAAAAGAATTCTGGACAAATCTTGTAGTCCTGTTCATAGCTCCTTTAATTCTTCTTATAGCTGCATATCTGAAATTCTTGAGGGAGGATATAAGTGCTTGA